Genomic window (Chondrocystis sp. NIES-4102):
ACCGCTCAAGTTAGACCATTAAAACATAGTTTAACTCAAAATTATCTAATCGCCAATCAAACAGTTGAAAATATTTCTGAATGTCAAAAGCTGAATATAGCTTATCAGGAAATATATGGTTTTGAGACGGAAAATTACTATATTAATGTTTGTCAACTTGAGAGTAGCTTTTATTATTACCGCCAGGCTAAATTCGATCACAATAACATTTTGTTAATTCCCGCCCAAGCTATCTTTAGTGGAGATACATTTCAAGCTATTGAAGGTAAAACTACCTATTTTGTTGGCAAAGAAGGCGATCGCCACTATTCCTCAGTGATGCTTAATAATCATGAGATTGTTTTTGAGCCTGAATTACAATTGCCAGCTTCCAGCTTATCTCAAGGTGAGTAACCTAATAACAATTAAGCTTAATTTTCTAGGGTTTTAAATTCTACTATATAGCCGTTGGCAGTTTCTGGTATATTAATGGCTGGTTTATTAATTGCTACTGCTAACATCACCGAAGATGAATTATTATTAGATGTCTTATTGGCTGCCATTTTTAAACTTGAAGGGGTAATAACTGAAGAGAAGCCAGAAAATAAGGCTAAGAGTGAGGCTGCTAAAGCACTACCACATAAAATCATTTGCCGATGACGACGGCGACGAATAGAATTAAAAACTCCTGCGGTAATTTCGCTGACAGATTTCTCGCTCTTTGGTGCTACAGAATGCTGTAGATGACCTTGTAAAATTAACAATTGAGTGTAGACACGTTTAATTTTAGGATCTTGATCTAGCCAAGTCTGCACCTGATGCCGTTTATTAGGCGACAATTCCCCATCAATATAGGCACTAAGCAACTCAAAACAATCCATTGTTAAATCGGTTGTTTCTAAATTTTCGGCACTTGATGCCTGATTTTGTTTACAATCATCAAATTCGGAAGTCATTATGGGCTTACCACCGTATTATAAAAAAACACAAATCTAAGTAGCAAGATAGAGAGAAGCAGCGATCAATTCCCATTAAACATTGATTGAAATTTGATAAAAATTCTACTTTAATACCAATTTACTCTTCATCAAGATAATTTTGCAAGACAGATTGAAGTTTTAATCTAGCTCTGGCAATACGTGACTTTACTGTACCTAAAGATACTCCTGTAAGCTCTGCAATTTCCTCATAAGCTAAACCCTCAATTTCCCTAAGTACAATAGTGGTACGAAAAGTTTCAGGTAAATCAGCGATCGCAACTTTTAAATGATCATAAAATTCTTGAGTAGCTAGATCATCACTAGGACTAGGGGCATCATCAGGTAATTCCCAACTCATTTCGCCATCTTCTACATAAACGGGTGCATCCAAAGATAAAGGTTGGTTAACGCGCTTGCGTTTACGTAATTCATCGTAAAAAAGATTAGTAGCAATACGATTGAGCCAACCACGAAATTTAGTAGGATCTTGTAAACGATGAAGGTGGCGATAAACTCTAATCCATACCTCTTGAGTTAAATCCGCTCTTTCTTCCCAGTCTGGGGCTAAATGATAAAAAAGGCGATTCAAATGAGATTGATATCTCCGCAATAACTCAGCAAAAGCCACCTTATCTGGCTGAATATCTGCTTGACAATAAACTATCAGATCGTAGTTGGAGAGTTTCTCAGGCGACACCAAGCTTTTAGTTCTAGTAACCTTAGCTTTCGACCAAGATATAGGAAGAGATATACTCATGAACGTTATTAACCTCAGTATAGAACTTTCTGTATGCTTCGATAAGACTGTAAGTTTAGTCTAAAAGTTCCTGTAATTTTCTTATTCGTTGACTTCGTAGTTAGGGGCATAATCACCGAGTAAATTACTAAGTTGACGAGCAACATTAAAAGTATTTTTAGAACTAATAGCTTGTCTTTCGGGAAAAAACTTAGGTCGATCCAAATAGCGAGCGATCGCCTCACCTACCTGAGTTTGAATTAAAGTTCGCAATTCTTCCCTAGCCCTTTGACGTTGATAATCTCCTCCCTCTTCGGTAGTAGCATACAAAGGCGGTAAACGATTTAAAGCATAGGCTGCAATATCCCCAACATCAAGAGAATTATCACTAGTTTGTTCAATCTCAGCTACCCGTGTAATTGCCTCACTCAAAACCAATTCTTCCATAACATTAATAAATTGTTTGCGAGGTACAGCCACTACATCCCCTGTTAGCAAAGCTCCCATCAGCTTATCCAAAGCCATGTATTCTTCTACTGATAGTTCGGCTGCTGTATCACAAATTCTGCCAACTTCAGCCTCCATGCTAGGAGTTAAATAACCATCTTGTAAAGCTTGTTCGACAATTTGATTAATGCCCATAATTCAACCAAGTGAGATTTATTTAAACATAGCCAATTCACTGCACTATCTTAATCTTAATTATCAAGAAACGAGAAATATTACATCCTACTTTACTCAATGACATTATATCTCCAAGGTACAGGGTCTACTGCTACTTCATTGACATATAAACCCCAGTGTAAATGAGGCCCAGTGGATGCGCCTGTTGCTCCGACTGTACCTATTTGTTGACCAGGTTTTACCATTGTCCCTTCAGTGACATTAATATCTTTTAAGTGCATAAAAATACTAACTACACCTTGTCCATGATCTATACCTACAACATTACCATGTACATGAAACCCTTCACTTTCTTTCCCTATTAAACGAACTTTTCCTGCTGCGGGGGCTACTACTGCTGATCCTGTTTCCCCAGCATAGTCTACGCCTCTATGGTAATAATCTTGGGCAAATTCCCCATTATAGTAACGACGCAAACCAAATTCTGTAGACACTCTAGCTGCACTAGGGCGTATAAAAGCACCCTGCCAATATTTCTCTGGAGTAACTAGTTTTTTAAAGGCTGCTACTTTATCTAACTCCATCTGAGTTGCAGGTCTTGAGGCTGAACCTGTTAGGGTAATATATTGAGTAGGAAAGCTGCGACTTTTAACCCAAAGACCGATATTACTAGTATGCTTATCACCTTCGACTGTTAAAGCCATTTTACCTGCTGCGGTTAGGGGAGAGGTTGGAATAAAGGCTCGGTAATGATTGTCTTGTTGAAATACAGGATAGCTTTTAGATTCGACAGTAACCGTCGGCTTAGAATTAGGAACATCAGTGGTGATAATTACAGATATTGTGTCACCTTGTTGTGGAGTTGTGGGAGATACTTTAACTTCTAAAGCTTTGACAGCAGGAGCGATCGCCAGAAAAATGGAGGTGGTAATTACTGTTAAGTTTGGTCGGAGAAAAGCCTGCATATTCCTTATAAAATGATTGATCTCTAAACATTAGTTCACAGTTTATTCTAGGTTTATAGAGATTGTGCCAATTGTTGCAAATTATATTTATTAATCGCAGCAAGGTTACAAGTTTTTTGTAGGATGTTAAATAGATATATTTGAGTTGAGCAACGATATTTTAATCCTGCTTGGGATGTTTCTGGTTTTTACTAAAATAAACTTTAATAGATGAACATTTCTACTTCTGTGGTACAACAACTGTTGACTAAATGTACAGAATGGCGACCACAAATGTATTTTAAATCTTCTTTAACAGCGTTATCCCACGCGATGGAAGATCTAGTGTTAAATGATTCAGATACCCCCTTGGTAATTGCCAGTTTTCAAAGGGAGCGTTTTTATCGTCAAGAAGCCCACCGCTACAAGCGCATTGCCGATAGAACTAAACAGGTGTATGTTTTATCCGCCCCTGAAACAAATTTTAGTGATAGTTCTCAAGATTATGAGAAAATCGCTTTTGAGCCGACGGACGCACTAGCTAAAGAATGGCATTTGGTAATTATTGGTAAGCAATATGCTAGCTGTTTAATCTGTCGTGAAAAAGTAATTCCACCAACAGAAAACCCTAAAAAGGTGATCATTGATCCTAATCGTCGTTTTGAAGGTATTTGGACATTTGAACGAAGTGTGACGATTGAAGCAGCCAAGATTATGTTGGAGCGTATTGCTATTTATCGTCCAGAATTAGGGACAAAAATCAATCAAGCCTATAAGACATATTTAGTTCCAAGTGCTAAGGCGAAAGCGAGCTTAAAAAATAATTCACCTTTAATTAATCCTGATCCTTTTGTACAAAGATTAGTTACTTATTTACAAGCTGGTCAGTATAAATTACTAAAAGCCAATAAGACTTTAGCTGATAAACAACAAAAAGAACAATTACTAAATTCAGTCGCCAATGCAGTCAGGCGATCGCTCAATACTAAACAAATCCTGCAAGTAGCAGTGCAAAAACTGGGAGAAGGTTTAGGAGTTTGTCGCTGTATTATTTATCGTTGTCATGAAAATGATGCAGTAGCAATAATTGAACGGGAGTATATTAGTCCTGGGATCAAGTCAGTCAAAGGTCAGCAATGGCAATTAGCTGATAATCCTTTATTTGCAGAAGCGATCGCCTTAACTGAAACTATTAGTGTAGATAATACCCATGAAGATCCACGAGTTAATCAATTAGCTCGCGCTAAAGGTACAGGGGAATTCTTTGCCAATCTAATCAATAATTATTCCATCTCTTCTTGGTTACTTGTGCCAATTTTCTATTACGGTAAACTATTGGGAGTTATGGAATTACATCATTGTGATACAGTCCCCATTGCTTGGAAAGCCAATGATATAGCTTTAGTAGATGCGATCGCAACTCAAGTGGGGGTAGCTTTGATCCAAGCCGAAGCCTATGCAGAATTAGAAGATCTCAATCAACAATTAGAAGCCCTAGACCGCACTCGCTCTAACCTGGTTGCTATTGTAGGTCATGAACTACGTACCCCTCTTTCGACAATTCAGGTATGCTTGGAAAGTTTAGCTAGTGAACCTGATATGCCCCTAGAGATGAGTCAGATAATGCTAGAGACTGCTTTAAACGATGCAGAAAGAATGCGTACTCTAGTACAAGATTTTCTCACCCTTTCCCGTTTAGAAGGAGGAGGCGTTGAATGGAATCTGGAGACATTATCAATTAGTGAATGTATAGATTTAGCAATTAGTAATGTCAAAGCACGCAATAGCGAACAACAATTACCCCAAATTAAAAACTTAACCAATCCCGAAGCCCTACCCCTAATACAAATAGATGGTGAATGGTTGGTGGAAGTCTTAGCAAAACTTTTAGATAATGCTTGTAAATTTACCCAAGCAGAGGGAGAAATAGCGATCGCTGTAAAAACTAACGGTAATAATCTTGTTGAAGTGATTGTATCTGATACGGGTAGAGGAATTGAATCAGGTAGCTTAGAAACTGTTTTTGATCGCTTCTATCAAGAGGAAGGAGCGTTGAGAAGAAGTGCAGGAGGTACAGGCTTGGGTTTAGCTATTTGTCGGCAAATTGTCAAAAATTGGGGGGGTGAAATTTGGGCCCAATCTCCAGGTAAAGATCAAGGTAGTCAATTTCATTTTACTATCCCTATAAAAGCTCTCAATAAAGTCAATAAGTCTGATTCTCTAAATAAATCTGTTAGAGCGAGAAAAAAAAGTAACAAAAAGACAAAAAAATAAAATTACATTAAAACATGGGACACCCATTACCTAGAACTAAATTCTCCACCTAAGCCTACTAAAAACTGTTACAGTTTTTGACATACTCTTAATATTCCCCCAAACTCAATGATAGGATGCCGTAAATACCTTTAATTGAGGATTTTTATAACATGGCAGAAGAAATGAAGCTTTCTGGCAAAACCCCAAAATTTGGCGGTAGCACAGGTGGCTTATTAACTAAAGCAGAAGTTGAAGAGAAATACGCTATTACCTGGACAAGCAGCAAAGAACAGGTGTTTGAAATGCCTACTGGTGGGGCTGCGATTATGAATGAAGGAGAAAATCTTCTTTATTTAGCTCGTAAAGAACAATGTATGGCTTTAGGAGCGCAATTACGCACTAGATTTAAACCAAAAATTCAAGATTATAAAGTCTATCGTATTTTTCCAAGCGGTGAAATTCAATATTTGCATCCCGCAGATGGCGTATTCCCCGAAAAAGTAAATGAGGGTCGCGAATATAACGGTATAAAAGACCGCAGAATTGGTCAAAATCCTCAACCAGCTACTGTTAAATTCTCTGGGAAAGCAACCTACGAAGCGTAGCGATAACCAGATAAAATTAGGAAGGATAATGCACAGATATAAGTTCTGACTTATCCTTCTTTTTTCGTTGCTAGTTTTATTATTGAAATTGCTAACTATTAGCGATACGTTTTGATTGTTCGATTTTTTTGTTTAACTTGCTACCTATATGATTTTCCCTGGCTTTACCCAATTTACCGAACTAGCACAAAAAGGCAATTTTATTCCTATATATCAAGAATTAGTAGCAGATCTAGAAACCCCTGTATCAGCTTGGTATAAGGTATGTGCTGGTCAACCCTATAATTTTCTTTTAGAGTCTGTAGAAGGTGAGGAAAAGTTAGGTCGCTACAGTTTTTTAGGGTGTGACCCGATGTGGGTTTTAGAAGCTAGAGGGGAAAAAACTACTCAAACTTATCGTGATGGATCGGTAACTGAATTTACAGGTAATCCTTTTGAAATTTGTAATCAGTGTTTAGCTTCTATTAAACCTGTTAAATTATCTCAACTTCCCCCTGGAATTGGCGGTTTATTTGGGGTTTGGGGATATGAATTGATTCGTTGGATTGAACCACGAGTACCTGTAAATGAGCCTGATGTCGCTGATCTACCCGATGGGGTATGGATGCAGGTGGATAATTTAATTATCTTCGATCAAGTTAAACGCAAAATTTGGGCGATCGCTTATGCGGATTTACGTTCTGCCGACAATACTTTAGAACAAGCATATCAAGATGCTAGCGATCGCGTTAATAAGTTGGTCTTAAAGTTACAATTACCCTTACCAATAGAAGCTAAATCTTTATCCTGGAATTCTTTTGAAACTAACCAAACAACAGATAATTCAGGTGTGGTCTACTGTAGTAATACTGAGCAACAAGTATTTTGTAGTAACGTTGAACGGGCAAAGGAATATATTCGTGCAGGTGATATTTTTCAAGTAGTCTTGTCTCAAAAGCTGGCTACCGTTTATAAAGGTCATCCTTTTAATCTCTATCGTTCTCTGCGTCTGATTAATCCTTCTCCCTACATGGCTTATTATCAATTTGGTAATTGGCAACTTATCGGCTCATCTCCAGAGGTGATGGTTAAGGCTGATGCTAGAAGTGACGGTAAAATTGAAGCTACCCTCAGACCTATTGCAGGTACTCGTCCTCGTGGTAAAACTAAAGCTCAAGATGATGCTTATGCATCTGATTTATTAGCAGATCCCAAAGAAGTTGCAGAGCATATTATGTTGGTGGATTTAGGACGCAATGATTTAGGGCGAGTTTGTGTTAAAGGTAGTGTCACTGTTGATGAGTTGATGGTGATTGAACGCTATTCCCATGTTATGCACATTGTTAGTAATGTGGTTGGGGAATTAGAGAGTAATAAAACTGCATGGGATCTACTCAAGGCTTGTTTTCCTGCGGGGACTGTTAGTGGTGCGCCCAAAATTAGAGCTATGGAAATTATTCACGAGCTTGAACCTGAAAGAAGGGGCCCATATTCAGGGGTGTATGGATATTATGATTTTGAAGGACAGCTAAATAGTGCAATTACCATTCGCACCATGATTGTAACTCCCTATCAAGCAGAGCAACATATGGTTACTGTCCAAGCAGGAGCAGGGTTAGTCGCAGATTCAATTCCCGAGTCGGAATATCAGGAAACTCTTAATAAGGCAAAAGGTTTATTGGAAGCTATTAG
Coding sequences:
- a CDS encoding RNA polymerase, sigma-24 subunit, ECF subfamily protein, encoding MSISLPISWSKAKVTRTKSLVSPEKLSNYDLIVYCQADIQPDKVAFAELLRRYQSHLNRLFYHLAPDWEERADLTQEVWIRVYRHLHRLQDPTKFRGWLNRIATNLFYDELRKRKRVNQPLSLDAPVYVEDGEMSWELPDDAPSPSDDLATQEFYDHLKVAIADLPETFRTTIVLREIEGLAYEEIAELTGVSLGTVKSRIARARLKLQSVLQNYLDEE
- a CDS encoding peptidase M23B, which translates into the protein MQAFLRPNLTVITTSIFLAIAPAVKALEVKVSPTTPQQGDTISVIITTDVPNSKPTVTVESKSYPVFQQDNHYRAFIPTSPLTAAGKMALTVEGDKHTSNIGLWVKSRSFPTQYITLTGSASRPATQMELDKVAAFKKLVTPEKYWQGAFIRPSAARVSTEFGLRRYYNGEFAQDYYHRGVDYAGETGSAVVAPAAGKVRLIGKESEGFHVHGNVVGIDHGQGVVSIFMHLKDINVTEGTMVKPGQQIGTVGATGASTGPHLHWGLYVNEVAVDPVPWRYNVIE
- a CDS encoding GAF sensor signal transduction histidine kinase; this encodes MNISTSVVQQLLTKCTEWRPQMYFKSSLTALSHAMEDLVLNDSDTPLVIASFQRERFYRQEAHRYKRIADRTKQVYVLSAPETNFSDSSQDYEKIAFEPTDALAKEWHLVIIGKQYASCLICREKVIPPTENPKKVIIDPNRRFEGIWTFERSVTIEAAKIMLERIAIYRPELGTKINQAYKTYLVPSAKAKASLKNNSPLINPDPFVQRLVTYLQAGQYKLLKANKTLADKQQKEQLLNSVANAVRRSLNTKQILQVAVQKLGEGLGVCRCIIYRCHENDAVAIIEREYISPGIKSVKGQQWQLADNPLFAEAIALTETISVDNTHEDPRVNQLARAKGTGEFFANLINNYSISSWLLVPIFYYGKLLGVMELHHCDTVPIAWKANDIALVDAIATQVGVALIQAEAYAELEDLNQQLEALDRTRSNLVAIVGHELRTPLSTIQVCLESLASEPDMPLEMSQIMLETALNDAERMRTLVQDFLTLSRLEGGGVEWNLETLSISECIDLAISNVKARNSEQQLPQIKNLTNPEALPLIQIDGEWLVEVLAKLLDNACKFTQAEGEIAIAVKTNGNNLVEVIVSDTGRGIESGSLETVFDRFYQEEGALRRSAGGTGLGLAICRQIVKNWGGEIWAQSPGKDQGSQFHFTIPIKALNKVNKSDSLNKSVRARKKSNKKTKK
- the psaD gene encoding photosystem I reaction center subunit II → MAEEMKLSGKTPKFGGSTGGLLTKAEVEEKYAITWTSSKEQVFEMPTGGAAIMNEGENLLYLARKEQCMALGAQLRTRFKPKIQDYKVYRIFPSGEIQYLHPADGVFPEKVNEGREYNGIKDRRIGQNPQPATVKFSGKATYEA
- a CDS encoding anthranilate synthase component I, translating into MIFPGFTQFTELAQKGNFIPIYQELVADLETPVSAWYKVCAGQPYNFLLESVEGEEKLGRYSFLGCDPMWVLEARGEKTTQTYRDGSVTEFTGNPFEICNQCLASIKPVKLSQLPPGIGGLFGVWGYELIRWIEPRVPVNEPDVADLPDGVWMQVDNLIIFDQVKRKIWAIAYADLRSADNTLEQAYQDASDRVNKLVLKLQLPLPIEAKSLSWNSFETNQTTDNSGVVYCSNTEQQVFCSNVERAKEYIRAGDIFQVVLSQKLATVYKGHPFNLYRSLRLINPSPYMAYYQFGNWQLIGSSPEVMVKADARSDGKIEATLRPIAGTRPRGKTKAQDDAYASDLLADPKEVAEHIMLVDLGRNDLGRVCVKGSVTVDELMVIERYSHVMHIVSNVVGELESNKTAWDLLKACFPAGTVSGAPKIRAMEIIHELEPERRGPYSGVYGYYDFEGQLNSAITIRTMIVTPYQAEQHMVTVQAGAGLVADSIPESEYQETLNKAKGLLEAIRSVN